From Acidobacteriota bacterium, a single genomic window includes:
- a CDS encoding methyl-accepting chemotaxis protein, whose translation MLKNLQLLQRLKIWQKLILIALFMGLPIPVITWLYVTEKGNTIGFAQKELYGTELLLPLQKLAKEIANHRGLASALLRGETSLQSQLSEAARGVEQQLAAAEEQDRREIGQTGNTYGGLLQTSGKLRALRQKWNLLKSKTAQTEARANFDEHTQLIAEVNDLIIYAGDTSNLILDPDLDTYYLMDAVIIQIPRLAEEANRLRGLGAGLAVAKKATPEEFAQLTTFFSQVQVTLQNLERSFGKAYAANPSLKDRHDGQLEILAKEVNGFIVWADRQLTRSSDSSMLATQFLAAGAPSIERLMQLHQLALDDLKTLLQARVDKVKRERNSVLVLTVLGLLLTVLAVAVITRGVNQQTQALTQLIAHIDNGNFEERAPVLSSDELGRTAQAFNNMLDNTRGLMQSRTERDEIQRSIIKLLDEVSGVAEGDLTREAEVTEGMTGAIADAFNYMMDSLRQLIGKVQNVSQQVNSTAAETQTSAERLAQGSQEQAAQITNTTMALAEMTRAIQQVAESAELSAAVADQSLSTTHKGSEIVQHNMHGMLRVLEQVQETARQMQQLSERSQEIEEIVHLIDEIADRTGVLALNASIQAATAGEAGAGFAVVAREVEQLAGRSADATKRISTLIRTIQGGTRDALSAMEETSREVLAGSKLANQAGQSLTEIEGVTNRLAELVRAIADDCKLQARSSTQLSQTMAQIAKITNQTTNGVIQSAVTVKSLAELADELRASVVSFKLPGNAPGKVAGPHFQAGKAAYGTAHLN comes from the coding sequence ATGCTGAAAAATTTGCAGTTGTTGCAACGGTTGAAAATCTGGCAGAAGCTGATCTTAATCGCCCTCTTTATGGGGTTGCCGATCCCGGTCATCACCTGGCTCTATGTCACCGAAAAAGGCAATACGATCGGCTTTGCCCAGAAAGAGCTTTACGGCACAGAGCTCCTGTTGCCCTTGCAAAAGCTGGCGAAAGAGATCGCCAATCATCGCGGCCTGGCGAGCGCCCTGTTGCGCGGCGAAACCTCGTTGCAGTCTCAATTGTCTGAAGCGGCGCGCGGTGTTGAACAGCAATTGGCCGCCGCTGAAGAGCAAGACCGCCGGGAAATTGGCCAGACCGGAAATACATACGGCGGGTTACTGCAAACTTCCGGCAAGCTGCGCGCGCTGCGGCAGAAATGGAATCTGCTCAAAAGCAAGACGGCGCAAACCGAGGCGCGCGCGAATTTCGACGAACATACGCAATTGATCGCCGAGGTCAACGACCTCATCATTTACGCGGGCGACACCTCCAACCTGATTCTCGACCCTGACCTCGATACCTATTACCTGATGGATGCGGTCATTATTCAAATCCCGCGCTTGGCCGAAGAGGCCAATCGGTTGCGTGGTTTGGGGGCGGGCCTGGCCGTGGCGAAAAAAGCCACGCCGGAAGAGTTTGCCCAACTGACTACCTTTTTCAGTCAGGTACAGGTGACGTTGCAGAACCTGGAACGCAGCTTTGGCAAGGCCTATGCCGCCAATCCTAGTTTGAAGGACCGGCACGATGGGCAGTTGGAAATTCTGGCCAAAGAGGTAAACGGGTTTATCGTCTGGGCGGATCGTCAACTCACCCGCAGCAGCGATTCCTCCATGCTGGCGACGCAATTCCTGGCCGCCGGAGCGCCCTCCATCGAACGGCTGATGCAATTGCATCAACTGGCGCTCGACGATCTGAAGACGCTCTTGCAAGCGCGTGTGGATAAAGTGAAACGCGAGCGCAACTCGGTTTTGGTGCTAACCGTGCTGGGGTTGTTATTGACGGTGCTGGCGGTGGCCGTGATTACCCGGGGGGTCAATCAACAAACCCAAGCGCTCACGCAACTGATCGCGCACATTGACAACGGCAATTTCGAGGAACGCGCCCCGGTACTTTCAAGCGACGAATTGGGGCGCACCGCGCAGGCCTTCAACAACATGCTCGACAACACGCGCGGCCTGATGCAGTCCCGCACCGAACGTGACGAAATTCAACGTTCGATCATCAAGCTGCTGGATGAAGTCAGCGGTGTGGCGGAAGGCGATCTGACGCGCGAGGCCGAAGTCACCGAAGGCATGACCGGCGCCATCGCCGACGCGTTCAACTACATGATGGACAGCCTGCGCCAACTGATCGGCAAGGTGCAGAACGTTTCCCAACAGGTCAACAGCACCGCCGCCGAAACCCAAACCAGCGCCGAACGCCTGGCCCAAGGCAGTCAGGAACAAGCCGCCCAAATTACCAATACCACCATGGCCCTGGCCGAAATGACGCGCGCCATCCAACAGGTGGCCGAGAGCGCCGAATTGTCAGCGGCCGTGGCCGACCAATCATTGAGCACGACGCACAAAGGCTCCGAGATTGTGCAACACAACATGCACGGCATGCTGCGCGTGCTCGAACAGGTGCAGGAAACGGCGCGCCAGATGCAGCAATTGAGCGAGCGTTCGCAAGAGATCGAAGAGATCGTGCATCTGATTGATGAAATCGCCGACCGTACCGGCGTGCTGGCGCTCAACGCTTCCATCCAGGCCGCCACCGCAGGCGAGGCCGGCGCGGGGTTTGCCGTGGTTGCGCGCGAAGTCGAACAACTCGCCGGGCGCTCTGCCGACGCCACCAAACGCATCAGCACGCTGATTCGCACAATTCAGGGCGGCACCCGTGACGCGCTCAGTGCGATGGAAGAAACCTCGCGCGAAGTGCTGGCGGGTTCCAAACTGGCCAATCAAGCCGGTCAATCGCTGACCGAGATCGAAGGGGTGACCAACCGGCTGGCCGAACTGGTGCGCGCCATTGCCGACGACTGTAAGTTGCAAGCCCGCAGTTCGACACAACTCTCGCAAACCATGGCCCAAATCGCCAAGATCACCAACCAGACCACCAACGGCGTCATTCAATCCGCCGTCACCGTCAAGAGCCTGGCCGAACTGGCCGACGAACTGCGCGCTTCGGTCGTGTCGTTTAAGTTGCCGGGCAACGCGCCGGGCAAGGTTGCCGGGCCGCACTTCCAGGCGGGCAAGGCGGCCTACGGCACGGCGCATTTGAATTAA
- a CDS encoding HAMP domain-containing protein codes for MQLKSIQFRFALWAGICLLVSGALFIGYSAYSARTAAVAKAQEEAVGIVQTEAGRVRTELEYALNVTRTVAQTLTAAKEQKGLALTREGVNTIIKKVLTENPQFVAFYSDWEPNAFDGRDQEYGGKPGYNPDGRFNFTWSRGEDGVIRSDVTPPGDEEVSDWYQAPKRAMKEAIIEPYPYNVQGKEILETTVSVPIIVNGEFIGMVGADLKIDFLQKMADGISLYNGTGKLLLLSHKGIIAGATRQPELIKQPVNKAHPELSEMLPQIQAGQGQIAVAGDKLRVLIPLPVGQTGTPWAALMLIPTTAVTAEATRTMWGQLLTGLLLTALAMLLLWYLAGKVAAPIKAAARFAENLANGENVTKVPVTSADETGRLLTAMNSMLESANSLVQTREERDNLQRSIIKLLNEVGSVAEGDLTRRAEVTNDATGAIADSFNFMTGELRRIVGDVKQVATEVGSTANQTQHATRQLAEEARTRADQIIQASQDIDAMADSIQRVSETAATSKDVAHQSLATAKRGAEVLQHTVAGMSRLREQVQETAKRIKRLGEHSQEIGEIVQLINDIAYRTSVLALNASIQAARAGEAGRGFAVVAEDVDRLAKRSSEATKRIADLVKTTQMGAKEAIAAMEESTHSVVQGTTLIHEAGEALSEIESVSAQLAKLVQGISESAQQQTRESAAVSQRMVWISKATGETASGIKQSALWVDQLAALADDLNVSVASFKLQSSRPQSLAQVP; via the coding sequence ATGCAACTTAAATCCATTCAATTTCGCTTCGCGCTTTGGGCGGGCATCTGTTTATTGGTGTCCGGGGCCTTGTTCATCGGGTATTCCGCGTATTCCGCCCGCACTGCGGCGGTGGCCAAGGCGCAAGAAGAAGCCGTCGGCATTGTGCAAACCGAAGCCGGCCGCGTCCGCACTGAATTGGAATATGCGCTCAATGTGACCCGGACGGTGGCCCAGACGTTGACCGCGGCCAAAGAACAGAAAGGGCTTGCGCTCACGCGCGAAGGCGTCAACACGATTATCAAAAAAGTGCTGACCGAGAACCCGCAATTTGTCGCCTTCTACTCCGATTGGGAACCGAATGCCTTTGATGGCCGCGATCAAGAGTATGGAGGGAAACCCGGTTATAACCCGGATGGCCGCTTCAACTTCACCTGGAGCCGCGGTGAAGATGGCGTCATTCGCTCGGACGTGACGCCGCCCGGCGATGAAGAGGTTTCCGATTGGTACCAAGCGCCCAAACGGGCCATGAAGGAAGCCATCATCGAACCATACCCCTACAACGTGCAGGGGAAGGAAATCCTCGAAACCACGGTTTCCGTGCCCATCATCGTCAATGGCGAATTCATTGGTATGGTCGGGGCCGACCTCAAAATTGACTTCCTGCAAAAAATGGCCGATGGCATCAGCCTTTATAACGGCACAGGTAAGTTACTGTTATTGAGCCACAAAGGCATTATTGCCGGCGCCACGAGACAGCCTGAGCTAATCAAACAGCCGGTGAACAAAGCGCACCCGGAATTAAGCGAGATGCTGCCTCAGATCCAGGCTGGCCAAGGCCAGATCGCCGTGGCTGGTGACAAGCTTAGAGTGTTAATTCCTTTGCCCGTTGGCCAAACGGGCACTCCCTGGGCGGCGCTGATGCTGATTCCGACCACGGCCGTTACGGCTGAGGCCACGCGGACAATGTGGGGGCAATTGCTCACTGGATTGCTGCTGACGGCGTTGGCGATGTTGTTATTGTGGTATCTGGCGGGCAAAGTCGCCGCGCCCATTAAAGCGGCGGCCCGCTTTGCCGAGAATCTTGCCAACGGTGAAAACGTCACCAAAGTCCCGGTGACCTCTGCCGATGAAACGGGTCGTTTGCTGACCGCGATGAACAGCATGTTGGAGAGCGCAAACTCTCTGGTCCAGACCCGCGAAGAGCGCGACAACCTGCAACGTTCGATTATCAAACTGCTCAATGAGGTCGGTTCGGTCGCCGAAGGCGACCTGACGCGGCGGGCCGAAGTCACCAATGATGCCACCGGCGCCATTGCCGATTCCTTCAACTTTATGACCGGCGAATTGCGGCGCATTGTCGGCGATGTGAAACAAGTGGCGACCGAGGTCGGTTCAACCGCCAATCAGACACAACACGCCACGCGGCAACTGGCGGAAGAAGCCAGGACGCGCGCCGACCAGATCATCCAGGCCTCACAGGATATTGACGCGATGGCCGATTCGATCCAGCGGGTTTCCGAGACCGCCGCCACCTCCAAGGATGTGGCGCATCAATCGCTGGCGACCGCCAAACGCGGAGCCGAAGTCCTGCAACATACGGTGGCCGGGATGAGCCGCTTGCGCGAACAGGTGCAGGAAACGGCGAAGCGCATCAAACGGCTGGGCGAACATTCGCAGGAAATCGGCGAGATCGTGCAATTGATCAACGATATTGCTTATCGCACCAGCGTGCTGGCCTTGAACGCTTCGATTCAAGCGGCCCGCGCGGGTGAAGCCGGGCGCGGTTTCGCCGTGGTGGCCGAAGACGTGGATCGGTTAGCCAAACGCTCCAGCGAAGCGACGAAACGCATTGCCGACCTGGTCAAGACCACGCAGATGGGCGCGAAAGAGGCTATCGCGGCAATGGAAGAAAGCACGCACAGCGTGGTGCAAGGGACGACGTTGATTCACGAGGCTGGCGAAGCCTTAAGCGAAATCGAGAGTGTCTCGGCGCAATTGGCCAAACTTGTGCAAGGCATCTCAGAGTCGGCCCAACAACAGACCCGGGAATCCGCCGCCGTCTCGCAACGCATGGTCTGGATTTCGAAGGCGACGGGCGAAACGGCCAGCGGAATTAAGCAATCGGCGTTGTGGGTGGATCAGTTGGCCGCGCTGGCCGATGACCTGAATGTGTCGGTGGCCTCCTTCAAACTACAAAGTTCTCGTCCTCAAAGCCTGGCCCAAGTTCCGTAA
- a CDS encoding HAMP domain-containing protein, translated as MKRESSIGNLKLWQKQALIVTLLSLSVVALLSLTIREKNGGIEFARNEVNGVVYLRTLRTLLDHSAQFIGAGNNSKAERIDDTLLQLENLDRQWGAELKTSDQLRALTAQWQGMKSKGAAAALNAAFLASIRALMMQVTDTSGLFVDPDLDAVYTMETVALELPRQQDFIAQAMWLGTRALTNKQLPLADRVKLLGLSAEIQTVTETAKSNVEKAVGYNTSGVVKALEPKLQENLAAVQTLLEWLNQKILAPASLETSTNNEAQEFVTVSNTALNTSFNCWDGATQTLADLIGARSASLAWNRNAFLLGGVLMALVVGMTLFMLARKVGRQLKTLTKLVDEINAGNTEARAEVLAKDELGLLAQAFNEMLDANQGLVQTRGERDEIQRSIMKLLDEVSGVARGDLSREAEVTDGMTGAIADAFNYMIEQLRHIIGKVQTVAREVNVTASATQRNTQHLAEEAKQRAEQLVSAAHEIDAMAFSIRNVAETAEASKLVAQKTLETAKRGSKILQGTIKGVSQVRDQVLESSQHLKQLSATSREIGEVVQVIEEIAKRTSVLALHASIQAASAGEAGRGFAVVVREVEHLALRSTEAAKLIGELVNRTRQNAQTAASAMEESSRGVHEGTTMICEAGDALVEIEQVMAQLTDLIQSISRTTEVQTKESAAVSSAMLQLSEATRQTATGISRSATTATQLAALADDLNGSVASFKLAAHERSTGRLGRLTGSSLRPISVEEWGSGQYFTQN; from the coding sequence ATGAAGCGTGAATCTAGCATCGGAAACTTAAAGCTCTGGCAGAAACAGGCGTTGATCGTGACCCTCCTGAGTCTGTCGGTCGTGGCGCTTCTCTCTTTGACCATCCGCGAAAAGAACGGCGGAATTGAGTTCGCACGGAACGAGGTGAATGGTGTTGTTTACCTGCGTACCTTGCGCACGTTACTGGACCATTCTGCCCAGTTCATTGGCGCCGGGAATAACAGCAAAGCCGAGCGCATAGATGACACCCTGCTGCAACTCGAAAACCTCGACCGGCAGTGGGGCGCGGAGTTGAAAACCAGCGACCAGTTGCGGGCGCTGACCGCGCAGTGGCAAGGCATGAAAAGCAAAGGCGCCGCGGCTGCGCTCAACGCAGCCTTCCTCGCCAGCATCCGTGCGCTGATGATGCAAGTGACAGATACCTCTGGGCTGTTCGTAGACCCTGATCTGGATGCCGTCTACACTATGGAAACGGTCGCCCTGGAGTTGCCGAGGCAACAGGATTTTATCGCCCAAGCCATGTGGCTGGGCACGCGTGCTTTGACGAACAAGCAGTTGCCTCTGGCCGACAGGGTCAAATTGCTGGGGCTAAGCGCGGAAATTCAGACCGTGACGGAGACAGCCAAGAGTAATGTGGAAAAAGCCGTTGGCTACAACACCTCCGGCGTGGTCAAAGCGCTTGAACCAAAGCTCCAGGAAAACCTGGCCGCCGTGCAAACCTTGTTGGAGTGGTTGAACCAAAAAATCCTCGCGCCCGCCTCCCTCGAAACAAGCACGAACAATGAAGCGCAAGAATTTGTCACTGTTAGTAACACAGCCTTGAACACCAGCTTTAATTGCTGGGATGGCGCGACCCAAACGCTGGCGGATTTGATCGGCGCGCGCAGCGCCAGTCTGGCCTGGAATCGCAATGCTTTCCTGCTTGGTGGGGTGTTGATGGCGCTGGTGGTCGGCATGACCCTGTTTATGCTGGCGCGCAAGGTGGGCCGCCAACTCAAGACGCTGACCAAGCTGGTAGATGAAATCAATGCCGGTAATACCGAGGCACGAGCCGAAGTGCTCGCCAAAGATGAACTGGGCTTACTGGCCCAGGCCTTCAATGAAATGCTCGATGCCAATCAGGGTTTGGTGCAAACACGTGGAGAGCGCGACGAAATTCAACGCTCCATTATGAAACTGCTCGATGAAGTGAGCGGCGTGGCGCGCGGCGACCTCTCGCGCGAAGCTGAAGTGACGGACGGGATGACCGGCGCTATTGCCGATGCGTTCAATTACATGATCGAGCAGTTACGCCACATCATCGGCAAGGTGCAAACAGTCGCGCGCGAGGTCAATGTCACCGCCAGCGCCACCCAGCGCAACACCCAGCATTTGGCCGAAGAAGCCAAACAACGCGCGGAACAATTGGTCAGCGCCGCCCACGAAATTGACGCGATGGCCTTCTCAATCCGCAATGTCGCGGAAACTGCCGAAGCCTCGAAACTGGTGGCCCAGAAAACGCTGGAGACGGCGAAACGCGGCTCCAAGATTTTGCAAGGCACCATCAAAGGCGTCAGCCAGGTGCGCGATCAGGTGCTGGAAAGCTCGCAGCACCTCAAACAATTGAGCGCCACCTCGCGCGAGATTGGTGAGGTGGTGCAGGTCATCGAAGAGATCGCCAAACGCACCAGCGTGCTGGCGTTACATGCTTCGATTCAGGCCGCCAGCGCGGGCGAGGCTGGGCGCGGTTTTGCCGTGGTCGTGCGCGAGGTCGAACATCTGGCGTTGCGTTCGACGGAAGCTGCCAAGTTGATTGGCGAGTTGGTCAACCGGACGAGGCAAAACGCGCAAACCGCCGCCAGCGCGATGGAAGAAAGCAGCCGTGGCGTGCACGAAGGCACAACCATGATCTGTGAGGCTGGCGACGCCTTGGTCGAGATTGAACAGGTGATGGCGCAACTCACCGATTTGATTCAATCCATTTCCCGCACCACCGAAGTGCAAACCAAAGAGTCCGCCGCCGTTTCCTCCGCGATGTTGCAGCTTTCCGAGGCGACCCGGCAAACGGCGACGGGCATTTCGCGCTCGGCCACGACAGCGACGCAATTGGCCGCGCTGGCCGATGATCTCAACGGTTCGGTCGCGTCCTTTAAGCTGGCGGCGCATGAGCGCTCGACCGGGCGGCTGGGCCGTCTGACCGGCAGCAGCCTGCGTCCCATTAGCGTTGAGGAATGGGGCAGCGGCCAATACTTCACCCAGAACTGA
- a CDS encoding Hpt domain-containing protein encodes MNESSEDLSVNDLNETAGAMSWASGGPGDQLLPELLNGFIAEVKSYLPKLQTALDEYQRRPQQTALLAEAQRHVRTIKGAAAVVGLMPLGDLASSFEEVLEKLIASQLPVSVAALTAFTRLLLQLDHYLDAVVTGARDFPAELTQTLRELRDLTSPPALNSFDAVLNTPLRNTGPLRPILSFIPPAPAMPPPAAQSAGAPPAAAEAEISGLPDLSAWLDLNDEEGLLPLVAENPAPVVMSPPPLPVRQPSLAEWEEERRAEDAAVFAEVAFTAAPATTEAPAFAVAAPPAETLAGAEITASDAPLAAEPFEELLAPFPPADTSASAIETPVPETELDMPDIPAELLEVFLPEAEEHLRVMTLSLPALAAQPGNKALLQEIRRSAHSLKGSAAVVGFQELANLAHRAEDLLDLLYDDELKLTSELLQLLFASTEILENLLNQRADQDVLAGLYAAYAEVLAAPHPAPGAEYTFEALEALADPLPLKRTTKPLPNETAEPESDSTAEKDAPAVAVVNRGKYVRVPIDQLDTVVKLVTELLVNHAAFEQNMTTLNRQLEEVHTNSTRLNRVATKMEVQFEASTLGGGHPAPARPFSANALLNSLTQPHGLAAPLLNQNTYGFDALEFDRYTEFHLLLRELTEAASDVHALESELVEIKDDFQNCLQREARLCSDIQEKLMRLRMVPLSTLSSRLHRTVHTVAARRDKQVNLVIEGDETRLDKTVIEEIADPLLHILRNAIDHGIETPSARAANGKPTSGTIRLRAFHDNTQTVLQIGDDGSGLNPERIRQTALKNGLLSAAEAAHLSNEELYSLIFLPGFSTAEAVSEISGRGVGMDVVKSTIHRLKGSISMDSQPGQGTLFTLRLPLTLAVMRSLLVKTQQQIFAVPLAGLSQVVKLTPNLLDRIGHDTVVRTGGKVYPLLQLSKLLNLKRHEINHATQMALIMNIEGHQVAIAVDETLEGREVVVKNLGNHLRRVHGLTGATLLGDGSAVLILNLPELLREVFRPRAAFELRAEPRLPVAAQSAAPRAIASPVITTSAPKAVAAPVSVPVSASLTVPLTVMVVDDSLSVRRVLTNRLTSAGWNALQAKDGLDALEQLQQMTIPPDLLLVDIEMPRMDGYEFINTLRKQLEYADLPVIVLTSRAGQKHRDRAFEVGATEYLVKPYQDDVLLSLIRRLANRRSRES; translated from the coding sequence ATGAATGAAAGCAGCGAGGATTTGAGCGTGAATGATTTGAATGAGACCGCCGGCGCAATGAGTTGGGCCAGCGGCGGGCCGGGTGATCAATTGCTCCCTGAATTGCTCAACGGATTTATCGCTGAAGTGAAGAGCTATCTGCCCAAGCTTCAAACGGCCTTGGACGAATATCAGCGCCGCCCGCAACAAACCGCGTTGCTGGCGGAAGCGCAACGCCACGTCCGCACGATCAAAGGCGCCGCCGCCGTGGTTGGGTTGATGCCGCTGGGTGACCTCGCCAGCAGTTTTGAAGAAGTGTTGGAAAAGCTGATTGCCAGCCAACTGCCGGTGAGCGTTGCGGCCTTAACGGCGTTCACCCGACTACTCCTGCAACTCGATCATTATCTGGATGCGGTTGTCACGGGCGCGCGCGATTTCCCCGCAGAATTAACGCAGACCTTGCGCGAATTGCGCGACCTGACCAGCCCGCCAGCGCTCAATTCATTTGACGCCGTACTCAACACCCCCTTGCGTAACACGGGGCCGCTGCGTCCGATCCTGTCCTTCATTCCGCCTGCGCCCGCAATGCCGCCGCCAGCGGCGCAAAGTGCCGGCGCGCCGCCCGCCGCAGCGGAAGCGGAAATTTCCGGCCTGCCCGATTTGTCGGCTTGGCTGGACTTGAATGACGAAGAGGGCCTGCTGCCATTGGTGGCTGAAAATCCCGCGCCAGTCGTTATGTCGCCTCCGCCGTTACCCGTGCGGCAACCCAGCCTTGCGGAATGGGAAGAAGAAAGGCGGGCGGAGGACGCCGCAGTTTTTGCCGAAGTGGCCTTCACCGCAGCCCCCGCTACAACCGAAGCGCCTGCCTTCGCTGTTGCCGCTCCGCCCGCCGAAACGCTGGCGGGGGCCGAAATCACGGCCAGCGACGCGCCCTTGGCCGCTGAACCATTTGAGGAGTTGCTCGCGCCTTTTCCACCCGCCGACACCAGCGCCAGCGCAATCGAAACACCGGTGCCGGAAACCGAGTTGGACATGCCGGATATTCCGGCGGAATTGCTCGAAGTCTTTTTGCCCGAGGCCGAAGAGCATTTGCGCGTCATGACGCTCTCACTGCCCGCGCTGGCCGCGCAACCCGGCAATAAAGCGTTGTTACAAGAGATTCGGCGCAGCGCCCATTCGCTCAAAGGCTCCGCCGCCGTCGTCGGTTTTCAGGAACTCGCCAATCTCGCCCACCGCGCCGAAGACCTGCTCGATTTGCTTTACGATGACGAGTTGAAGCTGACCTCAGAGCTGCTGCAACTGCTTTTCGCTTCCACCGAAATCCTGGAGAACCTGCTCAATCAACGGGCAGATCAGGATGTCCTGGCGGGCCTGTATGCCGCTTATGCCGAAGTGCTCGCAGCCCCGCACCCAGCGCCGGGAGCGGAATATACGTTTGAAGCACTGGAGGCCTTAGCCGATCCGCTGCCGCTCAAACGCACGACCAAGCCCTTGCCGAACGAGACGGCGGAGCCGGAGTCTGACAGCACGGCGGAAAAAGACGCCCCGGCGGTGGCGGTCGTCAATCGCGGCAAATATGTGCGCGTGCCGATTGATCAATTAGACACGGTGGTCAAATTGGTGACGGAGTTGTTGGTCAATCACGCGGCGTTTGAACAGAACATGACGACCCTCAACCGCCAGCTCGAAGAGGTGCATACCAATTCGACTCGGTTGAACCGCGTGGCCACAAAGATGGAGGTTCAATTCGAGGCCAGCACGCTCGGCGGCGGCCACCCGGCGCCTGCCCGGCCTTTTTCGGCCAATGCCTTACTCAATAGCCTTACTCAACCCCACGGCTTGGCAGCGCCCTTGCTGAACCAGAATACCTACGGCTTCGATGCGCTGGAATTTGACCGATACACCGAATTTCACTTGCTGTTGCGTGAATTGACGGAAGCGGCCAGCGACGTGCACGCGCTCGAAAGCGAACTGGTCGAAATCAAAGACGACTTCCAAAATTGCCTGCAACGGGAAGCGCGGTTGTGCAGCGACATCCAGGAAAAATTGATGCGGCTGCGCATGGTGCCGCTCTCAACCTTGTCCTCGCGCTTGCACCGCACCGTGCATACCGTGGCGGCGCGGCGCGACAAACAGGTCAATCTGGTGATCGAAGGCGACGAGACGCGGTTGGACAAAACCGTCATCGAAGAAATTGCCGACCCCTTGTTGCACATTTTGCGCAATGCCATTGACCACGGCATCGAAACGCCCAGCGCGCGTGCGGCCAATGGCAAGCCGACCAGCGGCACGATCCGCTTGCGCGCGTTTCACGACAATACCCAAACCGTGCTTCAAATCGGGGATGACGGCAGCGGTCTTAATCCCGAACGTATCCGTCAAACCGCGCTGAAAAACGGGTTGTTGAGCGCGGCTGAGGCGGCGCATTTGAGCAACGAAGAGCTTTACTCACTGATTTTTTTGCCGGGCTTCAGCACGGCCGAAGCCGTCAGTGAAATTTCCGGGCGCGGGGTCGGGATGGATGTGGTCAAATCCACCATCCACCGTTTGAAAGGCAGCATTAGCATGGATTCCCAACCCGGCCAGGGCACGCTCTTTACGCTGCGCCTGCCGCTGACCTTGGCGGTCATGCGTTCACTGCTGGTCAAGACGCAACAACAAATTTTCGCCGTGCCCCTTGCGGGCTTGTCACAGGTCGTCAAGCTCACGCCCAATCTATTGGATCGCATCGGTCACGACACGGTGGTGCGCACCGGCGGCAAGGTCTATCCGTTGTTGCAACTCAGCAAACTGCTCAATCTCAAGCGTCACGAAATCAACCATGCCACGCAAATGGCATTGATTATGAACATCGAAGGTCATCAGGTCGCCATTGCCGTGGATGAAACCCTCGAAGGCCGCGAAGTTGTGGTGAAAAACCTGGGCAATCATTTGCGCCGCGTGCACGGCTTGACCGGTGCCACGTTGCTGGGCGACGGCAGCGCCGTTTTGATTCTGAACCTGCCGGAATTATTGCGTGAGGTGTTCCGTCCGCGCGCCGCCTTTGAGCTGCGCGCGGAACCCAGATTGCCAGTGGCGGCACAGTCGGCGGCACCCCGCGCCATTGCATCACCGGTAATAACTACATCGGCGCCGAAAGCAGTGGCCGCGCCCGTGAGTGTGCCCGTGAGCGCGTCCTTGACTGTGCCTTTGACCGTGATGGTAGTGGACGATTCGCTCAGCGTGCGCCGCGTGCTGACCAACCGGCTGACCAGCGCTGGCTGGAATGCGTTGCAAGCCAAGGATGGCCTCGACGCATTGGAGCAATTACAGCAAATGACCATCCCGCCTGATTTGCTGCTGGTGGACATTGAGATGCCGCGCATGGACGGTTACGAATTTATCAACACCTTACGCAAGCAACTTGAGTACGCTGATTTGCCGGTGATCGTATTGACCTCGCGCGCAGGCCAGAAACACCGTGACCGCGCCTTTGAAGTCGGGGCGACCGAATACCTGGTAAAACCTTACCAGGATGACGTGCTGCTCAGCCTGATCCGGCGGCTGGCCAACCGACGTAGCCGCGAGAGCTAA